The following are encoded together in the Fibrobacter sp. UWB10 genome:
- a CDS encoding tetratricopeptide repeat protein: MAKVVQITAENFETEVAQASETRAVAVLFSSAEYPDCAPYSQLLGALSTSMDFTLGVVSCDERENMQLIQAFRVRSVPEVHIVEKGQIADVIQGVLPEADLKKRLEKFFVSDEARFQAALEDAIAQKNFDQALPMLDEALAKTPDDKKLQLLWAKASLGMGDTEKAKSVLAKFTEADDQYREAKSLLELLDFHAEAAKKDIQGKEAIVYHEACKLACSEDFESALQAFLNLYVEAPEWNDGAAKKAMLTLFGVLGPKHELTWKYRAKLNTMMFI; this comes from the coding sequence ATGGCTAAAGTTGTACAGATTACCGCTGAAAATTTTGAAACCGAGGTCGCTCAGGCCTCTGAAACCCGCGCCGTAGCAGTCCTTTTCTCCTCTGCAGAATATCCTGACTGCGCGCCATATTCCCAATTGTTGGGCGCCCTTTCGACCAGCATGGACTTTACGCTTGGCGTTGTGAGTTGCGACGAACGCGAAAACATGCAACTGATTCAGGCATTCCGCGTGCGCTCGGTGCCCGAAGTTCACATTGTCGAAAAAGGTCAGATTGCAGACGTAATCCAGGGCGTGTTGCCCGAAGCAGACCTCAAGAAGCGTCTCGAAAAGTTCTTCGTGAGCGACGAAGCTCGTTTTCAGGCAGCCCTGGAAGACGCCATCGCCCAAAAGAATTTTGACCAGGCGCTCCCGATGCTCGACGAAGCACTCGCCAAGACCCCCGACGACAAGAAGCTGCAGCTCTTGTGGGCAAAGGCAAGCCTCGGCATGGGCGACACCGAAAAGGCAAAATCTGTACTCGCCAAGTTTACCGAAGCCGACGACCAGTACCGCGAAGCAAAATCGTTGCTGGAACTTCTCGATTTTCACGCCGAAGCCGCCAAGAAGGACATTCAGGGCAAAGAAGCGATCGTGTACCACGAAGCATGCAAGCTCGCCTGCAGCGAAGATTTTGAAAGTGCCTTGCAGGCATTCTTGAACTTGTACGTAGAAGCTCCGGAATGGAACGACGGCGCCGCGAAGAAGGCGATGCTTACTTTGTTCGGAGTTCTCGGCCCGAAGCACGAACTTACCTGGAAGTACCGCGCCAAACTCAACACGATGATGTTTATTTAA
- a CDS encoding AI-2E family transporter, giving the protein MKRIWTVDRVMRVLIMAAGIGILLWVLNYLSGVLAPFFAAFLVAYIFDPLVTKIQSKVKFRIVAVVAVLTLMILVVGGAVWIFVPMVVGEIRHLGELIPKLFNDSTWADRLSMFVPKNLWQEIKTFISWDKVATAMQSLDFWNAAQSVAGKVLPSAWNVLSKTSALFVWLSGAILIFMYLVFIMLDMPKLRGGIKKLFPTRYKEGASDFGKKMDMFMGSYFRAQSLVALTVGILYAIGFGIIGLPMGVAFGLFSGALNMVPYLQLATIPVALLLAVVYALDKGMPFWEVAVLVSVVYLIVQIIEDMFLVPKIVGSSMNLPPVGILLSLSIWGKLLGFLGLIVAIPFTCLCLVYLDKIQKKADTIVEAEVEPPPEA; this is encoded by the coding sequence ATGAAACGTATTTGGACTGTAGACCGCGTCATGCGTGTCTTGATTATGGCTGCTGGTATCGGCATTCTGCTTTGGGTGCTGAATTATTTGAGCGGCGTGCTCGCTCCGTTCTTTGCGGCGTTCTTGGTGGCGTACATTTTCGATCCGCTGGTGACCAAGATTCAGAGTAAAGTCAAGTTCCGTATTGTCGCTGTCGTTGCAGTGCTTACGCTGATGATTCTTGTGGTGGGCGGAGCTGTGTGGATTTTCGTGCCGATGGTGGTTGGCGAAATCAGGCACCTGGGCGAACTTATTCCAAAGTTGTTCAACGATTCTACTTGGGCAGATCGTTTGTCCATGTTCGTGCCTAAAAACTTGTGGCAAGAAATCAAGACGTTTATTTCTTGGGACAAAGTAGCGACTGCCATGCAGAGCCTTGACTTCTGGAATGCGGCGCAGTCCGTGGCGGGCAAGGTCTTGCCGAGCGCATGGAACGTGTTGAGCAAGACGTCTGCTTTGTTTGTATGGCTCTCTGGTGCAATCTTGATTTTTATGTACCTCGTGTTCATCATGCTTGATATGCCTAAGCTTCGCGGTGGTATCAAGAAGCTATTTCCGACAAGGTATAAAGAAGGTGCATCTGATTTTGGAAAGAAGATGGATATGTTCATGGGCAGCTATTTCCGCGCACAATCCTTGGTCGCGCTGACGGTTGGTATTTTGTATGCAATCGGATTTGGAATCATCGGACTGCCTATGGGAGTCGCCTTTGGGCTGTTCTCTGGCGCCTTGAACATGGTGCCGTACTTGCAACTAGCGACAATCCCTGTAGCCCTACTGCTAGCGGTAGTCTACGCTCTCGATAAGGGCATGCCGTTTTGGGAAGTCGCGGTGCTTGTCAGTGTTGTTTATCTGATTGTACAAATTATCGAAGACATGTTCTTGGTGCCAAAGATTGTGGGCTCTTCAATGAACTTGCCGCCGGTGGGCATTCTCTTGTCGCTTTCTATCTGGGGAAAACTCCTCGGATTCCTCGGTTTGATTGTTGCGATTCCATTCACTTGTCTGTGTCTTGTGTACTTAGACAAAATTCAGAAGAAAGCGGACACGATTGTAGAGGCCGAAGTCGAACCACCGCCCGAGGCTTGA
- a CDS encoding helix-turn-helix domain-containing protein has product MKKIIIASAALAVLLAVWICLFVKFSASEQILFPGSTFQVYAVSDANVGGFSTVELTKQDSVVSARVNIRSGMAYPYAGVGINLLSVNNRPANGFFDFSEFDSLVIDVETNRMQRVGVKILNDDPVYSKKNVYQSYRPMVAQAPVIIRDKKSRASVSMLDFKVPEWWLAMQGLDKDDGLRYMNRGMFFEITNGEGTMLGIPDEIVVRTIKLWGENRTFKALMIVALVVLLLIYAGFVSLTIRNSAGCVASREKKLNELKSRMGNAAKLLKESDRSIAEIALAVGEKNPAAFEKDFAKIYGVKPLEFRTKK; this is encoded by the coding sequence ATGAAAAAAATCATAATTGCTTCGGCTGCGCTGGCTGTATTACTTGCAGTCTGGATTTGCCTGTTTGTCAAGTTTAGCGCATCGGAACAAATCCTGTTCCCGGGCTCTACATTCCAGGTGTATGCGGTGTCCGACGCGAACGTGGGTGGCTTTTCGACTGTAGAGCTTACAAAGCAAGATTCTGTGGTTTCGGCTCGCGTGAATATTCGCTCGGGTATGGCTTACCCGTATGCAGGTGTCGGAATCAATTTGCTTTCGGTCAACAACCGTCCGGCAAACGGATTCTTTGACTTCTCGGAATTTGATTCGCTTGTCATAGATGTCGAAACGAATCGTATGCAGCGCGTGGGCGTCAAGATTTTGAATGACGACCCCGTGTACAGTAAAAAGAATGTGTACCAAAGCTACCGCCCGATGGTGGCTCAAGCTCCTGTGATTATTCGCGACAAAAAGAGCCGCGCCTCCGTTTCGATGCTCGATTTTAAAGTGCCTGAATGGTGGCTTGCCATGCAAGGCCTCGACAAAGACGATGGCCTACGCTACATGAACCGCGGCATGTTTTTTGAAATCACGAACGGCGAAGGAACCATGCTCGGCATTCCCGACGAAATCGTGGTGCGTACGATTAAACTCTGGGGCGAAAATCGAACCTTCAAAGCGCTCATGATTGTGGCGCTCGTGGTGCTCCTGTTGATTTATGCAGGCTTTGTTTCGCTCACGATTCGCAATTCCGCAGGTTGCGTCGCTAGCCGCGAAAAGAAACTGAACGAATTAAAATCTCGCATGGGGAATGCGGCCAAGCTCTTGAAAGAATCGGACCGCTCGATTGCAGAAATCGCGCTTGCCGTAGGCGAAAAGAATCCCGCCGCATTCGAAAAAGATTTCGCCAAAATTTATGGCGTAAAACCTCTGGAATTCAGGACTAAAAAATGA
- the dusA gene encoding tRNA dihydrouridine(20/20a) synthase DusA: MELDFNRRLSIAPMLDCTDRHERYFLRLLSKHILLYSEMVTTNALLHTDPDQFLRHQEFEYPAVLQLGGSNPADLAKCSKMVEESGFQEVNLNCGCPSDRVQNGNFGACLMKDKNLVADCFKAMQDAVSIPVSIKCRIGVDEFDSWEFFRDFIGTIADAGCRVFIVHARKAWLKGLSPKENREVPPLNYDTVHRLKAEMPQLNISINGGIKTLDQTLELLQDLDGVMVGREAYENPWFLRDADERIFNDASAAKPESRKALLEAYLPYVEMEAASGTPATILVRHLYGLFNGKPGARKYRQYLGENAPKTKSPAELIRRAMDLVTEP; this comes from the coding sequence ATGGAATTAGACTTTAACCGCAGACTTTCGATTGCCCCGATGCTTGACTGCACCGACCGTCACGAACGATATTTTTTGCGGTTATTGTCCAAGCACATCTTGTTGTACAGCGAAATGGTCACGACCAACGCGCTGTTGCATACCGACCCGGACCAATTCTTGCGCCATCAGGAATTCGAATACCCCGCTGTTTTGCAGCTGGGCGGCAGCAATCCAGCCGATTTAGCCAAATGCAGCAAAATGGTCGAAGAATCCGGCTTTCAGGAAGTCAACCTGAATTGCGGCTGCCCTTCGGACCGAGTGCAGAACGGGAACTTTGGCGCATGCCTCATGAAAGACAAGAACCTAGTCGCCGACTGTTTTAAGGCCATGCAAGACGCCGTGAGCATTCCCGTGTCTATCAAGTGCCGTATCGGTGTCGACGAATTCGATTCTTGGGAATTTTTCCGCGACTTTATCGGCACCATTGCCGATGCCGGCTGCCGCGTGTTCATTGTTCACGCCCGCAAGGCATGGCTCAAAGGCCTGAGCCCCAAGGAAAACCGTGAAGTTCCGCCGCTGAACTACGATACGGTACACCGCCTCAAGGCAGAAATGCCGCAGTTGAACATTTCAATCAATGGCGGCATCAAGACGCTCGACCAGACGCTTGAACTGCTCCAAGATTTGGACGGCGTGATGGTCGGTCGCGAAGCCTACGAAAATCCATGGTTCCTGCGCGATGCCGATGAACGTATTTTCAACGACGCAAGCGCCGCCAAGCCCGAAAGCCGCAAGGCATTGCTTGAAGCCTACCTCCCCTATGTAGAGATGGAAGCCGCCAGCGGAACGCCCGCCACCATTTTGGTGCGCCACCTGTACGGCCTCTTTAACGGCAAGCCTGGCGCCCGCAAATACCGCCAGTACCTCGGCGAAAACGCCCCCAAAACAAAAAGCCCCGCGGAACTGATCCGCAGGGCAATGGACTTGGTTACTGAACCTTAG
- a CDS encoding TonB-dependent receptor, with protein sequence MRTTSFYKAAMVAVFLCCAWGTPFAQTVVMSKDVAVDESAPVQDLGSTEVTAPSVSGVAVSGTDYMEISPSAWEGRGLSATEILSSLSGIQGYTQGGMGSFQTVSIRGVAARNILICIDGMPLNDAGGGAADLGAIDLNNIEKIEVYKDRTPAKYGGSGVGGVINFVTKSAIKASRVPTGRVFASFGSHNTFEGSAQVSASVTDSVQFSATASMRHSDNDYEFDNRNGTLYNDEDDFKDRRKNAEFTEYSGNIQYRMLHSGGFFSTLSGNIMHTEAGNPGTEDLQTNVAKFTGDMGQLSYRLEFPEYFDCLLIESGITGRFEKNSSESYYPLDKIGYLSQDFKVLGLAGYRAMPEVSATLYRGNLEAFLRLAGSAELWEARGPAQDFSLNRYTGSVAGNVEYSFTQWFSLLAEGNVLKSIDDIDGGRFQMTTGAALISDATERDLSWAGMVQAKLGKKDSWIGGSASFGRFYRQPQLMELYGMYPGTLSNPTLKDESALKFAAGLYLSTPKQRSVFRATYFETHAENGIYWLISTNMMKAFNVDKSVIRGVELELDSRPVDFFQTVLRATIQDPRDDGLSKAYNGNLLPGEPVHSYYAEGTVFLPLHLSSTFSMDYRSRIYSDRMNFTRQPPVAHYNASLAWQPWNKTRLVFAVNNISDETYRNIFTPYPTPGREYKFTIIQGF encoded by the coding sequence ATGCGAACGACGTCATTCTACAAAGCCGCTATGGTTGCGGTGTTTTTGTGTTGTGCGTGGGGAACCCCCTTTGCACAGACCGTGGTCATGTCAAAAGACGTGGCGGTCGATGAGTCCGCTCCTGTACAGGATCTTGGTTCGACCGAGGTGACAGCACCTTCGGTATCTGGTGTTGCTGTTTCTGGCACTGACTATATGGAAATTAGCCCTTCCGCTTGGGAAGGCCGTGGCTTGTCTGCCACAGAAATTCTGTCGTCGCTTTCGGGAATTCAGGGGTATACGCAGGGGGGCATGGGCAGTTTTCAGACGGTGAGCATCCGTGGCGTTGCGGCAAGGAACATCTTGATTTGCATTGATGGCATGCCGCTCAACGATGCGGGCGGCGGTGCTGCTGACCTTGGCGCCATTGACCTCAACAATATTGAAAAAATCGAAGTCTACAAAGACCGGACTCCGGCTAAGTATGGAGGTTCGGGTGTCGGCGGCGTTATCAACTTTGTGACTAAAAGTGCGATTAAGGCGTCTCGCGTGCCGACCGGTCGCGTTTTTGCAAGTTTTGGCTCGCACAATACGTTCGAAGGCTCTGCCCAGGTGAGTGCAAGTGTGACCGACAGCGTGCAGTTCTCGGCAACCGCTTCGATGCGCCACAGCGACAACGATTACGAATTTGACAATCGTAACGGCACGCTTTATAATGACGAAGACGATTTTAAGGACAGAAGAAAAAATGCGGAATTCACGGAGTATTCCGGAAACATTCAATACCGCATGCTTCATAGCGGTGGATTTTTCTCGACTTTGTCCGGAAACATTATGCACACCGAAGCGGGCAATCCCGGTACCGAAGACTTGCAGACCAATGTGGCAAAGTTTACGGGCGACATGGGCCAACTTTCGTACCGCTTGGAATTCCCCGAATATTTTGATTGCTTGCTGATTGAATCTGGCATTACGGGAAGATTCGAAAAGAATTCGTCGGAATCGTATTATCCGTTGGATAAAATCGGCTACCTGTCGCAAGATTTCAAGGTACTTGGCCTTGCAGGGTATAGGGCGATGCCCGAGGTTTCTGCAACTTTGTACCGCGGAAATCTTGAGGCTTTCCTTAGATTGGCAGGAAGTGCTGAACTCTGGGAAGCGCGCGGACCGGCGCAAGATTTCAGCCTGAATCGTTATACGGGTTCTGTGGCGGGCAATGTGGAATATTCCTTTACGCAGTGGTTCTCGCTTTTGGCCGAGGGCAATGTGCTGAAGTCGATTGATGATATTGATGGCGGCAGATTCCAGATGACTACAGGGGCGGCGCTGATAAGCGATGCGACCGAGCGTGATTTGAGCTGGGCCGGAATGGTGCAGGCGAAATTGGGCAAAAAAGATTCGTGGATTGGCGGAAGTGCTTCGTTCGGACGTTTCTACAGACAGCCGCAATTGATGGAACTTTATGGCATGTATCCGGGAACGCTTTCGAATCCGACTTTGAAAGATGAATCCGCGTTGAAGTTTGCGGCAGGGCTCTATCTGTCTACCCCGAAACAGCGCTCTGTATTCCGTGCCACATACTTTGAAACCCATGCCGAAAACGGAATTTATTGGTTGATTAGCACCAATATGATGAAGGCTTTCAATGTAGACAAGTCCGTTATTCGCGGGGTAGAACTGGAATTGGATAGTCGTCCGGTTGATTTTTTCCAGACCGTATTGCGAGCAACCATTCAAGACCCGCGTGATGATGGCTTAAGTAAGGCCTATAACGGGAATCTTTTGCCGGGAGAACCGGTGCACAGCTACTATGCCGAAGGTACAGTGTTCTTGCCTCTGCATTTGAGTAGCACGTTCTCGATGGATTACAGGTCAAGAATTTATAGTGACCGCATGAACTTTACGAGACAGCCTCCAGTGGCGCATTACAATGCGTCGCTTGCTTGGCAACCGTGGAATAAGACACGCCTCGTTTTTGCGGTCAACAATATATCAGACGAAACATATCGAAACATTTTTACCCCTTATCCGACTCCGGGTAGGGAATACAAGTTCACAATCATACAGGGGTTCTAG
- a CDS encoding HU family DNA-binding protein: MNKQDLIDAILANKEAGIESKAAAGRAVDAVLDGIAAGLKKDASVQLIGFGTFSVKTRAARTGRNPQTGATIKIKASKTVSFKAGAALKADAAKAKVAKK; the protein is encoded by the coding sequence ATGAATAAGCAAGATCTCATCGACGCCATCCTCGCTAACAAGGAAGCAGGCATTGAATCCAAGGCTGCCGCTGGCCGCGCTGTTGACGCCGTTCTCGATGGCATCGCCGCCGGTTTGAAGAAGGACGCTTCTGTCCAGCTTATCGGCTTTGGCACCTTCTCTGTCAAGACCCGCGCTGCACGTACCGGCCGCAATCCGCAGACTGGTGCTACCATCAAGATCAAGGCTTCCAAGACCGTGTCCTTCAAGGCCGGTGCTGCTCTTAAGGCTGACGCTGCTAAGGCTAAGGTTGCTAAGAAGTAA